A part of Bacteroidales bacterium genomic DNA contains:
- a CDS encoding porin family protein has translation MKKLLLVFIASIFIFSVSNAQLFNYGIKAGIGFSSLKFDDITGIIDGGDVYDLITGDGVTGYHVGLQTRIKVAMLVIQPELYFNAGGGTLQQVVDGGANEILNVKFSRIDLPLLVGVKLGPARINAGPVGSFVISENTDLSEIEPDFELFSNSMTWGFQAGLGLDISKLSLDVRYEGSLSQLGESFTVGGTDFALDARPSQWIISLGFWFR, from the coding sequence ATGAAAAAGCTGCTTTTAGTTTTTATAGCATCCATATTTATTTTCAGCGTGTCAAACGCCCAATTGTTCAATTACGGGATCAAAGCGGGAATTGGATTCTCCTCCCTGAAATTTGATGATATTACCGGTATTATCGACGGGGGGGATGTCTACGATCTGATCACCGGGGACGGAGTGACGGGTTACCACGTGGGTTTGCAGACCCGTATCAAAGTGGCCATGCTGGTCATTCAGCCTGAACTATATTTCAATGCGGGTGGTGGAACTCTGCAGCAGGTGGTTGACGGGGGTGCGAATGAGATATTAAATGTGAAATTTAGCCGGATAGATTTACCGCTGTTGGTGGGGGTTAAGCTGGGACCGGCAAGAATCAATGCCGGACCTGTGGGTTCTTTTGTAATAAGCGAAAACACCGATCTGTCGGAGATTGAACCGGATTTTGAGTTATTTTCCAATTCCATGACCTGGGGGTTCCAGGCCGGACTTGGATTGGATATAAGTAAATTGTCTCTGGATGTCAGGTACGAGGGTTCCCTGAGCCAGCTTGGAGAGTCATTTACGGTGGGAGGCACCGACTTCGCCCTCGATGCACGTCCCAGCCAATGGATCATCTCATTGGGTTTCTGGTTTAGATAA
- a CDS encoding PadR family transcriptional regulator: MKNDYEMHKELLSAWEETYKKGQLTLWIFLSLKEGPKYVSGLQESIQRFSNGTIHAEEQSLYRTLRKYYHLKMVDFSAGKGHKGPDRKYYHLTPLGESLLHSFVERNILLFFQEPLKELLTDKATTTKK; this comes from the coding sequence ATGAAAAACGATTATGAAATGCACAAAGAGCTTCTAAGTGCATGGGAAGAGACTTACAAAAAGGGCCAGCTAACCCTCTGGATCTTCCTGTCGCTGAAAGAAGGCCCCAAATATGTCTCCGGATTGCAGGAGTCTATTCAGCGCTTTTCGAATGGGACCATACATGCAGAGGAACAGAGCCTCTACCGAACACTGCGGAAATACTATCACCTGAAAATGGTCGATTTCAGTGCCGGGAAAGGTCATAAAGGTCCCGACCGGAAATACTATCACCTTACCCCCCTGGGGGAGTCCCTGCTTCACTCCTTTGTGGAAAGAAATATCCTGCTCTTTTTTCAAGAACCGCTGAAGGAACTTTTAACCGATAAAGCTACAACCACTAAAAAATAA
- a CDS encoding TatD family hydrolase, protein MGTNQKRYINIHGHRQSNSMEEWVMQNLMAKDFHPDDIENGYYSVGFHPYNIGKVDEHETLEKVRLALDHPRVLALGEIGLDKSLKMSLEEQRKIFEIQVELAESAGLPVILHVVRAFNEMLGFMKANQPVVPMIIHGYNGSAQMVEELVKAGFLISFGEAITREHSKIIEALQKVPVEMMFLETDEGDMDIREIYQFAAEVKGVSVDHLRVQIFENARIHLSRLSNFI, encoded by the coding sequence ATGGGAACAAATCAGAAAAGATATATCAATATTCACGGACACAGGCAGTCAAATTCTATGGAGGAGTGGGTGATGCAAAACCTGATGGCAAAAGATTTTCATCCCGATGATATTGAGAATGGTTACTATTCAGTGGGCTTCCACCCCTACAACATAGGCAAAGTGGACGAGCACGAAACCCTGGAGAAGGTCCGGTTGGCTCTGGATCACCCCCGTGTGCTGGCCCTGGGTGAAATTGGACTGGATAAATCACTGAAAATGAGCCTGGAGGAACAGCGAAAGATTTTTGAAATACAGGTGGAACTTGCGGAATCGGCCGGACTTCCGGTGATATTGCATGTGGTCAGAGCGTTCAACGAGATGCTCGGCTTTATGAAAGCAAATCAGCCAGTGGTTCCCATGATCATACATGGTTATAACGGGAGTGCTCAGATGGTTGAAGAGTTGGTAAAGGCCGGATTCCTGATTTCATTCGGGGAGGCTATTACCAGGGAGCATTCTAAGATAATTGAGGCCCTGCAGAAGGTTCCGGTGGAGATGATGTTCCTGGAGACCGATGAGGGCGATATGGATATCCGGGAGATCTACCAGTTCGCGGCGGAGGTAAAAGGAGTCTCCGTGGATCACCTCCGTGTCCAGATTTTTGAAAATGCCAGGATCCATCTTTCCAGGTTAAGCAACTTCATTTAA
- a CDS encoding NAD-dependent epimerase/dehydratase family protein: protein MDNILVIGAAGQIGSELVVELRKLYGNEHVFATDIKVAARDVTEGGPFQILDVMDDKQLIHFIIRHKITQIYHLAAVLSGNAEKLPIQAWNINMDSLMNILEVARMVEEVKKVFWPSSIAVFGPTTPRINTPQLAVMEPVTVYGISKLAGERWCDYYFNKYGVDVRSIRYPGLISYKTEAGGGTTDYAVEIYYEAIRKGSYDCFLNGNTALPMLFMPDAIQATISLMEAERSRLSIHSSYNLGGMSITPDQVCSEIRKEIPDFTITYNPDFRQAIAVTWPQSVDDSLAIEDWGFKQNYDLAKMTGIMLKEIRNKLN from the coding sequence ATGGACAATATTCTGGTGATTGGTGCTGCCGGGCAGATCGGCTCGGAGCTGGTGGTTGAATTAAGGAAACTATACGGGAATGAGCATGTCTTTGCCACTGATATTAAGGTGGCAGCCAGGGATGTGACCGAAGGGGGGCCCTTTCAGATATTAGACGTCATGGATGACAAGCAGTTGATCCACTTCATCATACGACACAAAATCACGCAGATTTATCACCTGGCAGCAGTGCTTTCTGGTAATGCGGAAAAACTCCCCATACAGGCCTGGAACATCAACATGGACAGCCTGATGAATATCCTGGAAGTTGCCAGGATGGTGGAAGAGGTCAAGAAGGTTTTCTGGCCAAGCTCCATCGCTGTTTTTGGTCCCACCACCCCACGGATCAACACCCCTCAGCTGGCGGTTATGGAACCAGTCACTGTCTATGGCATCAGCAAGCTGGCCGGTGAACGATGGTGCGACTATTACTTCAATAAGTACGGTGTGGATGTCAGAAGCATACGTTATCCCGGCCTGATCAGTTATAAAACCGAAGCTGGCGGCGGAACTACCGATTATGCGGTGGAGATTTATTACGAAGCCATCCGCAAGGGTAGTTACGATTGTTTCCTGAACGGGAATACGGCACTTCCCATGCTGTTTATGCCAGACGCCATCCAGGCCACCATATCGCTGATGGAGGCTGAAAGATCCAGACTCTCCATTCACAGTTCATACAATCTGGGGGGGATGAGTATCACACCCGACCAGGTCTGCAGCGAAATCAGGAAGGAGATTCCTGACTTCACCATTACTTATAATCCCGATTTCCGGCAGGCCATTGCCGTTACCTGGCCACAAAGCGTGGACGATTCCCTGGCTATTGAAGACTGGGGATTCAAACAGAATTACGACCTGGCCAAAATGACCGGGATTATGCTAAAGGAGATACGTAACAAGCTTAATTAA
- a CDS encoding tRNA threonylcarbamoyladenosine dehydratase, with protein MIRTGPHPGWQERSILLYGTEKYARLQEANILVAGLGGVGSVAAEMICRSGVGKMTILDGDTVQPGNINRQIQATHNNLGREKAVVMGERLKDINPGLELTVINEFIREERIPEILQKPYDYVVDAIDTLSPKIYLIYHTVKSGLKLASSMGSGGKVDPSQIRVADFGDTYNCRLAYILRKKLRKLDVHGGFKVVFSSEQVPRELIIPVEDEANKKSTVGTNSYIPAIFGCTLASIVIRELTGK; from the coding sequence ATGATCCGAACCGGACCACATCCCGGGTGGCAGGAACGCAGCATTCTACTTTATGGAACGGAGAAATATGCCCGGCTTCAAGAGGCAAATATTCTGGTTGCCGGACTGGGAGGGGTAGGATCCGTAGCAGCTGAAATGATTTGTCGCAGTGGTGTGGGCAAAATGACCATTCTAGATGGAGATACGGTTCAGCCCGGAAACATAAACAGGCAAATCCAGGCAACACACAACAACCTGGGCAGAGAGAAGGCTGTTGTAATGGGCGAGCGCCTGAAAGATATCAATCCGGGTCTGGAATTAACAGTGATCAACGAATTTATCCGCGAAGAAAGGATCCCGGAGATTCTACAGAAACCCTATGATTATGTGGTAGATGCCATTGATACACTTTCCCCCAAGATCTATCTGATCTACCATACGGTAAAGAGTGGACTGAAGCTGGCCAGTTCCATGGGATCGGGAGGAAAGGTGGACCCCTCCCAGATCCGGGTGGCAGATTTTGGGGACACTTATAACTGCAGGCTGGCCTATATACTTCGTAAGAAACTCCGGAAACTCGATGTTCACGGAGGATTCAAAGTGGTCTTTTCCAGCGAACAGGTTCCCAGGGAACTGATTATCCCGGTGGAGGATGAAGCAAACAAGAAATCGACTGTCGGAACTAACTCCTATATTCCGGCCATTTTTGGATGCACTCTGGCATCCATTGTGATCCGGGAACTGACCGGTAAATAA
- the gltX gene encoding glutamate--tRNA ligase, which produces MNQNVRVRFAPSPTGPLHIGGLRTALFNYLFARKHGGVFILRIEDTDQTRFVEGAEDYIVESLEWCGLSPDEGPRQGGGFGPYRQSERKSQYEKYAMQLIKSGHAYYAFDTPGELDHLRREYETRGETFVYDARVRNSLRNSLHMQSGEVDDMIASGTPYVIRFRFEPGEEIIMQDMVRGEVLVNSSTLDDKILFKSDGMPTYHLANVVDDNLMAISHVIRGEEWLPSLPLHVSLYRAFGWEHLMPLFAHLPLILKPTGKGKLSKRDGEKGGFPVFPLEWKDPQTGEHSPGYREEGYLPGACINMLALLGWNPGSEQELFSLEELIREFQLEKVGKSGSRFDPEKTKWFNHQHIQRMSDQKLIPLFQSELRARGVDAGNSRIALLVPVIKARINFLHELWEESWFFFHAPADYDENVVKKRWKEATPGQMEQLIKVLEQCEPFTAESLENIVKEAVNREEWGLGAVMNVWRLLLVGAAKGPGLFDLAAFLGKEEVIHRMQKGISDIQKSH; this is translated from the coding sequence ATGAATCAGAATGTCAGAGTCAGATTTGCCCCCAGTCCCACGGGCCCCCTCCATATCGGCGGTTTACGTACGGCTCTTTTCAATTATCTCTTCGCCAGGAAACATGGTGGTGTGTTTATCCTCCGCATTGAAGATACGGATCAAACCAGGTTTGTGGAGGGCGCCGAGGATTATATCGTGGAGTCGCTGGAGTGGTGTGGATTGTCACCGGATGAAGGCCCCCGCCAGGGCGGAGGGTTTGGGCCCTACAGACAATCGGAGCGAAAGAGCCAGTACGAAAAGTATGCCATGCAGCTAATTAAGAGCGGGCATGCTTATTACGCTTTTGATACGCCCGGGGAGCTGGACCACCTTCGCAGGGAATATGAAACACGCGGGGAAACTTTTGTATATGATGCCCGGGTCCGCAACTCCCTCCGCAACTCCCTCCATATGCAGTCCGGGGAGGTGGACGACATGATTGCCTCCGGCACACCTTACGTGATCAGGTTCCGGTTTGAACCCGGCGAAGAGATCATTATGCAGGACATGGTCCGGGGCGAAGTGTTGGTCAACAGCTCTACCCTGGATGATAAGATACTCTTCAAATCGGACGGCATGCCCACCTATCACCTGGCCAATGTGGTGGATGATAACCTGATGGCTATCTCTCATGTGATCCGTGGTGAAGAGTGGCTTCCTTCTCTTCCGCTTCATGTATCTCTCTATCGTGCATTTGGATGGGAACACCTGATGCCGCTGTTTGCCCATCTGCCCCTTATTCTTAAACCCACCGGAAAAGGTAAACTGAGTAAGCGAGACGGCGAAAAGGGAGGCTTCCCTGTCTTCCCGCTGGAGTGGAAAGATCCGCAAACCGGAGAGCACTCTCCCGGCTACAGGGAAGAGGGTTATCTTCCCGGGGCTTGCATCAATATGCTGGCTTTGCTGGGATGGAATCCCGGGAGCGAGCAGGAGTTATTCTCTCTGGAAGAGCTGATCAGGGAGTTTCAGCTGGAGAAGGTGGGAAAATCGGGATCCAGGTTTGATCCCGAGAAGACAAAATGGTTCAATCATCAGCACATTCAGCGGATGTCTGACCAGAAGCTGATCCCGTTGTTTCAGTCTGAATTGAGAGCCAGGGGAGTAGATGCCGGTAACAGCCGGATAGCTCTGCTTGTTCCGGTTATCAAAGCCAGGATCAATTTCCTTCATGAATTGTGGGAGGAGAGCTGGTTCTTTTTTCATGCGCCCGCAGATTATGATGAAAATGTGGTCAAAAAACGCTGGAAAGAGGCTACCCCCGGACAGATGGAGCAGCTGATTAAGGTCCTGGAGCAGTGTGAGCCATTTACGGCAGAATCTCTGGAAAATATAGTTAAGGAGGCCGTCAACAGGGAGGAGTGGGGCCTCGGTGCCGTTATGAATGTTTGGAGACTGTTGCTGGTGGGTGCCGCAAAAGGCCCCGGACTATTTGATCTGGCGGCATTCCTTGGGAAGGAGGAGGTCATTCACAGGATGCAAAAGGGAATCAGTGACATTCAGAAATCACATTAA
- the kbl gene encoding glycine C-acetyltransferase, with protein MYGKIKEHLARELKQIADAGLFKAERIISSSQQAEIELESGERVLNFCANNYLGLSNHPELIKAAKDALDSHGFGMSSVRFICGTQDLHLSMEQKIASFFGTEDTILYAACFDANGGVFEPLLTEEDAIISDTLNHASIIDGVRLCKAQRYRYKNADMEDLEQQLKEAQAQRFRIIVTDGVFSMDGNVAPVDRICELAGKYDALVMVDECHSAGVVGETGRGVTELFNIRGQVDIITGTLGKAFGGAIGGFTTGRKEIIEMLRQRSRPYLFSNSIPPAVVGAGIRMFDMMDETSELQERLHQNTRYFLEKMQSAGFDIKPTQSAICAVMLYDAKLSQEFASRLLKEGIYVIGFYFPVVPRDQARIRVQLSAAHSREHLDRAIEGFTKVGKALGVIE; from the coding sequence ATGTACGGTAAGATCAAAGAGCACCTGGCCCGGGAACTGAAGCAAATCGCAGATGCCGGCCTCTTCAAGGCAGAACGCATTATTTCCTCCTCCCAGCAGGCAGAAATTGAACTGGAGAGCGGCGAAAGGGTGTTGAATTTCTGTGCCAATAACTACCTGGGGTTGTCCAATCACCCCGAGCTGATAAAGGCAGCCAAAGATGCCCTGGACAGCCATGGATTCGGAATGTCTTCGGTGCGCTTCATTTGCGGAACACAGGACCTGCATCTTAGCATGGAACAAAAGATCGCCTCCTTCTTCGGAACAGAAGACACCATCCTCTATGCCGCCTGCTTTGATGCCAACGGAGGAGTGTTCGAACCCCTGCTGACCGAGGAGGATGCCATTATCTCCGATACCCTGAACCATGCTTCGATAATCGATGGGGTCAGACTCTGCAAAGCGCAGCGCTACCGGTATAAAAATGCCGATATGGAGGACCTGGAACAGCAGCTGAAAGAGGCACAGGCTCAGCGCTTTCGTATTATCGTGACCGATGGGGTTTTCTCCATGGACGGAAATGTGGCACCGGTGGACCGGATCTGCGAACTGGCCGGAAAATACGATGCCCTGGTCATGGTCGATGAGTGTCACTCGGCCGGAGTGGTTGGAGAAACCGGCAGGGGAGTCACCGAACTCTTTAACATCCGGGGACAGGTAGATATTATCACCGGTACGCTTGGGAAAGCCTTCGGGGGGGCCATTGGTGGATTTACCACCGGAAGAAAAGAGATCATAGAAATGCTCCGCCAACGATCGAGGCCCTATCTTTTCTCGAATTCCATTCCGCCAGCCGTTGTTGGAGCAGGGATCCGCATGTTCGACATGATGGACGAGACTTCCGAATTGCAGGAGCGTCTCCACCAGAATACCCGCTACTTTTTGGAGAAGATGCAGTCGGCCGGTTTTGATATAAAACCGACCCAATCGGCCATTTGTGCGGTCATGCTCTACGATGCCAAACTAAGCCAGGAGTTTGCCTCCAGGCTGCTGAAGGAAGGAATCTATGTAATCGGTTTCTACTTTCCGGTCGTTCCGCGCGACCAGGCACGTATCCGGGTCCAGCTCTCAGCTGCCCATAGCCGGGAGCATCTGGACCGTGCCATTGAAGGATTTACAAAAGTGGGAAAAGCACTGGGAGTTATTGAGTAA